Proteins encoded within one genomic window of Fusarium musae strain F31 chromosome 4, whole genome shotgun sequence:
- a CDS encoding hypothetical protein (antiSMASH:Cluster_4.5~EggNog:ENOG41~SMCOG1168:O-succinylhomoserine sulfhydrylase): protein MMRPKRVSIGAGYHGCHGTLELYARSSGTEILSLDCTVDQLGPGDLIHLETPVNPTGKAFDIQYYADRAHSRGAYLSVDSTFAPPPLQDAFSQGADVVMHSGTKYIGGHSDFLCGILAVKSDNPSNEWLQQLHRDRLYLGSVMAGFDSWLATRSIRTLEMRVLKQSQSAAAIVGALRLGLTGSCRQQSLISLSDKEVQTVQKVVKEIHHASLQDEANIEGSWLQKQMPRGYGPVFSLTLHKVEYARNLPSKLMLFHHATSLGGVESLIEWRTMTDSTVTKDFLRISIGVEDPADLLGDLLRGMEAVMAETS from the coding sequence ATGATGAGACCCAAGAGAGTCTCCATCGGTGCGGGGTATCACGGATGCCATGGAACTCTGGAGCTATATGCCCGTTCGTCTGGGACGGAGATACTTTCGCTCGACTGTACCGTGGACCAATTAGGTCCAGGCGACTTGATACATCTCGAGACGCCTGTCAATCCAACAGGAAAGGCCTTTGACATTCAGTATTACGCAGATCGTGCACATTCTAGAGGTGCCTATCTCAGTGTAGACTCGACGTTTGCGCCTCCTCCACTGCAAGATGCGTTCAGTCAGGGTGCAGATGTTGTCATGCACTCTGGCACAAAATACATCGGTGGCCATTCCGATTTCCTATGTGGTATCCTGGCGGTCAAGAGTGATAACCCCAGCAATGAATGGCTGCAGCAACTCCATCGGGATCGATTATACCTTGGGTCTGTCATGGCAGGTTTTGACAGCTGGCTTGCAACTAGGAGCATCCGGACTCTCGAGATGAGAGTCCTCAAGCAAAGCCAGTCGGCAGCGGCCATCGTTGGTGCATTGAGACTTGGATTGACAGGATCCTGTCGGCAACAATCCTTGATAAGTCTCAGCGATAAAGAGGTTCAGACCGTTCAGAAAGTGGTCAAAGAGATCCATCACGCCAGTCTACAAGACGAAGCTAATATTGAAGGGAGTTGGCTCCAAAAGCAAATGCCCCGAGGATACGGACCTGTATTTTCTCTAACGCTCCACAAGGTGGAATATGCCCGCAATCTTCCGTCCAAGTTGATGCTTTTCCATCATGCAACCAGCCTCGGCGGTGTAGAAAGCTTGATTGAGTGGAGGACAATGACGGACTCGACGGTGACAAAAGACTTCTTGAGAATCAGCATTGGTGTCGAGGATCCAGCAGACCTTTTGGGGGATCTACTTCGAGGCATGGAAGCTGTTATGGCCGAGACAAGTTGA
- a CDS encoding putative secondary metabolism biosynthetic enzyme (antiSMASH:Cluster_4.5~EggNog:ENOG41~SMCOG1109:8-amino-7-oxononanoate synthase) has product MSKPDALQRNLQLILGDRQRIGWQLEPPAPGTLTGMVDFGSNDTLSLSSSGLLGKEFLKELAKYPNFILGGRASRWGEGSTDYLLQLEEYIAKFHKAESALFFQTGYGANVAVFSTLTQPHDVVLYDSLVHASIREGLYRSHATTLPFSHNDLASLRQRLLDTKNQHEGVRSGLSLVFIALESFYSMDGDVAPLKAIVREVKEQLPHGNAVFLIDEAHSTGLVGPQGSGLVSHLGLEKEFSIRVHTFGKAHGASGVVLSSRECKQVLLSCVRGLIFSTAPTFTTLAAVKAGYSILASAEGEKRRDLVQSNINLFYDSINKHASWPGCQHLGIITIPMKPTTDTTMSPIIPIIAHHGGAAALGQSLSQKRFRVLVVHFPVVPKDQERVRINLHADHTADQILSLVDLIIEWTQTRRRVGMSESHL; this is encoded by the exons ATGTCGAAGCCAGATGCACTTCAACGTAACTTGCAACTAATCCTCGGGGATAGGCAGAGAATAGGCTGGCAGCTTGAGCCACCTGCCCCGGGCACGCTAACCGGCATGGTTGACTTTGGCTCAAATGACACCTTGTCCTTATCCTCGTCTGGCCTTTTGGGGAAGGAATTTCTCAAGGAGCTTGCAAAGTATCCCAATTTTATCCTTGGTGGAAGAGCGTCCCGTTGGGGTGAAGGGTCAACCGATTACCTTTTGCAACTGGAAGAGTACATTGCCAAGTTCCATAAGGCAGAAAGTGCCCTGTTCTTCCAAACTGGCTATGGAGCAAATGTTGCTGTCTTTTCAACACTCACCCAGCCGCATGATGTGGTTCTGTATGATAGCCTCGTCCATGCAAGTATCCGGGAAGGATTGTATCGCAGCCATGCAACTACTCTTCCTTTTAGCCACAACGATCTAGCAAGTCTACGCCAGCGTTTGCTGGACACCAAGAATCAGCATGAAGGAGTTAGATCAGGCCTCTCTCTTGTTTTTATTGCACTTGAGTCTTTCTATAGTATGGACGGCGATGTGGCGCCTCTCAAGGCAATCGTCAGGGAAGTGAAGGAACAGCTTCCCCACGGAAATGCTGTATTTTTGATCGACGAGGCACATTCGACGGGACTGGTTGGCCCCCAGGGGTCCGGCCTGGTGTCTCATTTGGGTCTGGAGAAAGAGTTCTCTATTCGGGTTCATACCTTTGGCAAAGCACATGGGGCTTCTGGTG TTGTTTTGTCAAGCAGAGAGTGCAAACAAGTCCTGCTTAGTTGCGTCCGTGGACTCATTTTCTCCACTGCACCAACCTTCACGACCTTGGCGGCAGTCAAGGCTGGGTATAGCATTTTAGCGAGTGCCGAAGGCGAAAAG AGGCGAGACCTCGTACAGTCCAACATAAATCTGTTCTATGATTCCATCAACAAACATGCATCATGGCCAGGCTGCCAGCACCTCGGTATCATCACTATCCCAATGAAGCCTACAACTGATACTACCATGTCTCCCATTATCCCCATCATCGCTCACCACGGCGGAGCAGCAGCTCTGGGACAGTCTTTGAGCCAAAAAAGGTTTCGCGTTCTCGTTGTTCATTTTCCCGTTGTGCCCAAGGACCAGGAGCGAGTTAGGATCAATTTGCACGCTGATCATACAGCCGACCAGATTCTTTCACTTGTCGACCTGATCATTGAGTGGACTCAGACGCGCCGGAGAGTTGGAATGTCTGAATCTCATCTCTAA
- a CDS encoding putative NRPS-like protein biosynthetic cluster (antiSMASH:Cluster_4.5~EggNog:ENOG41~SMCOG1002:AMP-dependent synthetase and ligase): MENKIISWSNTSPEAIAVTEGPRSISYGELVKSAKTIARFLQERGVRHGEAVGILFDVDHRQVIAQLAILFTGGTCVPISPTAPFHRIASMLNDANAHDAPASEASTDATDTGSSCSGSRRTHILYTSGSTGKPKGVQISSSAIMHLATSTPVTPLNPDDRVAAFNDPGFDLSLFEVWVTLLSGATIVIIPKVIVVDSTTLKSYLERQKISIMIMPAALFHIIAKSSPESFHSLRHLLTAGDVANKTAMRAVLEHNPPQHLWNTYGPTECTTLVTMQEVDLKETSLDRIGIGRAVGHMKIILMDQSQQVIYDTKQRGEICIAGPQQTQGYLNQQPHDESIFIDLNTPVLHGAIGNTQNGCGDPRSRYYRTGDVAEWRDDGGGLDFIGRRDNQLKHGSFRVELEEIERNLLESELVQSVIVVNRPTPDSAGVAVLVAFVVPYDKATTKLQDLVLFARSTLPHYMVPDRFELVEHLAVNSRGKIDRLAFSESLPEAGPHISSSILTNGNDSVSSTKATLKAVWEHILGVSPVNDDDDFMALGATSLQNAALIARIKKHLGRLISMYDLYCHSRFASLLQFLESDAESITAPNDADKWIKDVDVVDDIEETPNWEDPDEGKIFLTGATGFVGAFLLDQLLRQPNIKQVTCLVRGKTEVEAAHRLQVNMRKYDLWPDDFAFTTKIMVLPGDITCRDFGLGSAKFDWLANWSSAIFHLAAKINFCDSYHEHYDTNILGTRNMLRLAARGRRKTFHYVSSIDTWGQTGYFLGTKRVLEDEPLGPHIQGVRYDVGYSQSQWTAEGMVRRMRDRGFPIIIYRPGFIIGHSVTGASNPNDLVSRLISSCIKLGAWLKIDLDPAYVTVDYVVKAMLHISRSTKNIGKSYCLVAPQIEESVSVNKTCSLICQAGYKVELTNYPDWIAQLSEKILPDDPLAPVMPLLEEKVLGNFTRLEVSQHSPVYDSRNAINALAGSGIHYTTLSPDIIKRYIAFWNKKGFYSI; encoded by the exons ATGGAGAACAAGATCATTTCCTGGAGCAACACGTCTCCAGAAGCCATCGCTGTTACTGAGGGACCTCGTTCTATCTCTTACGGCGAACTCGTCAAATCCGCCAAAACGATTGCACGCTTCCTACAGGAACGAGGCGTCAGACATGGAGAAGCTGTGGGGATCTTGTTCGATGTTGATCATCGTCAAGTTATCGCGCAGTTAGCCATTCTCTTTACCGGTGGAACCTGTGTTCCGATTTCGCCCACTGCACCATTCCATCGCATTGCAAGCATGCTGAATGATGCCAATGCTCA TGATGCACCAGCGTCGGAAGCATCCACTGATGCAACGGACACTGGTTCCTCATGCAGTGGATCACGTCGCACGCACATACTGTATACCTCTGGCTCAACTGGCAAGCCCAAGGGTGTGCAGATCAGCAGCTCTGCCATAATGCATCTGGCAACCAGTACCCCAGTGACACCACTAAACCCCGATGATCGGGTGGCTGCTTTCAACGACCCTGGCTTTGACCTGAGTCTCTTCGAAGTATGGGTCACTCTTCTCAGTGGTGCCACTATCGTCATTATCCCAAAGGTGATAGTAGTCGATTCTACTACGCTAAAGAGCTATCTCGAACGTCAAAAGATTTCCATCATGATTATGCCTGCTGCTCTTTTCCATATCATTGCCAAGTCATCGCCTGAGTCTTTTCACTCTCTTCGACATCTGCTCACTGCAGGTGATGTTGCCAATAAGACAGCCATGCGCGCTGTTCTTGAGCACAACCCCCCACAGCATCTTTGGAACACATATGGCCCGACTGAGTGCACAACCCTTGTGACCATGCAAGAGGTCGATTTGAAAGAGACATCACTTGACCGAATTGGTATTGGGCGTGCTGTCGGCCATATGAAGATTATCCTCATGGATCAATCTCAGCAGGTTATTTACGATACCAAGCAGCGAGGCGAGATCTGCATCGCTGGGCCTCAACAAACACAAGGCTATCTAAATCAGCAACCTCATGACGAGTCAATTTTCATCGATCTCAACACCCCGGTACTCCATGGGGCCATCGGGAACACGCAGAATGGCTGCGGCGATCCTCGCAGTCGGTATTACCGAACTGGCGACGTGGCCGAATGGAGAGATGACGGCGGCGGCCTAGATTTCATTGGTCGCAGAGACAACCAATTGAAGCACGGAAGCTTTCGAGTAGAACTTGAAGAGATTGAAAGAAATCTCCTCGAAAGCGAACTTGTTCAATCCGTCATTGTCGTGAATCGGCCAACCCCAGATTCGGCTGGTGTTGCGGTTCTAGTCGCGTTTGTCGTGCCATATGACAAAGCCACTACGAAATTACAAGACCTGGTATTGTTTGCCCGGAGCACGCTCCCACATTACATGGTCCCTGATAGATTTGAACTCGTTGAACATCTCGCTGTGAACTCAAGAGGCAAGATTGATCGTCTTGCCTTTTCGGAGAGCCTCCCTGAAGCGGGACCACACATCTCCAGTTCGATCCTCACAAATGGGAATGATTCCGTTTCATCAACAAAGGCTACACTGAAGGCTGTGTGGGAGCACATACTGGGCGTTTCGCctgtcaatgatgatgacgacttcATGGCCCTTGGCGCCACCTCGCTCCAAAACGCTGCCCTTATCGCTCGCATCAAGAAGCATTTGGGGCGCCTCATTTCCATGTATGATCTGTACTGCCACTCGCGCTTTGCGAGCTTGCTTCAGTTTCTTGAGAGTGACGCAGAGTCCATCACTGCACCTAATGATGCGGATAAGTGGATCAAGGACGTCGACGTGGTGGATGATATAGAAGAGACCCCAAACTGGGAAGACCCAGATGAAGGTAAAATCTTCTTGACTGGTGCGACTGGTTTCGTTGGTGCTTTTCTACTCGACCAGCTTCTGCGTCAGCCAAATATTAAGCAAGTCACTTGCCTGGTTCGTGGCAAAACAGAGGTCGAAGCTGCTCATCGCCTGCAAGTCAACATGCGAAAATACGATCTGTGGCCTGATGACTTTGCTTTCACAACCAAGATCATGGTATTGCCAGGGGATATCACTTGTCGAGATTTCGGTCTGGGATCGGCCAAGTTTGACTGGCTTGCCAATTGGTCCAGCGCCATATTTCACCTcgctgccaagatcaatTTTTGCGACTCATATCATGAGCACTACGATACCAACATCCTCGGAACTCGGAACATGCTCCGTCTTGCTGCTCGAGGGCGACGCAAGACATTTCACTACGTGTCTAGCATCGATACATGGGGCCAGACGGGGTATTTCCTAGGGACCAAGAGGGTCCTGGAAGACGAACCTCTCGGTCCCCATATTCAGGGTGTGAGGTATGATGTGGGCTACTCTCAGAGCCAGTGGACGGCTGAGGGAATGGTTCGACGCATGAGAGATCGTGGTTTTCCAATCATTATCTATCGGCCCGGCTTCATCATTGGTCATTCTGTCACGGGAGCGAGTAATCCCAACGACCTTGTTTCACGGCTCATTTCCAGCTGCATCAAACTTGGTGCGTGGCTCAAGATCGATCTTGACCCGGCGTATGTTACAGTTGACTATGTTGTTAAGGCTATGTTACACATCTCACGCTCAACAAAGAACATCGGCAAGTCATATTGCCTTGTTGCCCCACAGATTGAAGAGTCAGTGTCTGTGAACAAGACTTGCTCTTTGATCTGTCAAGCAGGCTACAAAGTGGAACTCACGAACTATCCTGACTGGATTGCACAATTATCTGAAAAGATACTTCCTGATGATCCTCTTGCACCTGTCATGCCACTGCTGGAAGAAAAGGTCTTGGGCAATTTTACAAGACTTGAGGTTAGCCAGCACTCTCCGGTCTATGACTCGAGGAATGCTATCAATGCTCTTGCGGGTAGCGGGATTCATTATACTACGCTGAGCCCGGATATAATCAAGCGGTATATTGCATTCTGGAACAAGAAGGGGTTTTACTCTATTTAA
- a CDS encoding hypothetical protein (antiSMASH:Cluster_4.5), whose amino-acid sequence MRLQFLILGLEASFALKPVHAASDSNASPDRPIPTNAPKTWVHPGVFVSGPQLDYIAKRIKARENPWTEALDSMLNMSYISPTRTAEPYETVECGPTSTPNIGCYPEREDSMAAYMNALAWWITKEKHYAQKSVYDMDAWSSTIQGHNNSNALLQAAWSAANWVRAGEIMRSSYKHWSKKSVKRFSDMLRHAYIPLIEDGAPQKNGNWELGGFTSSVLLSLADLLMLVVMIEACIGAAVFLEDAALYEKSLGLFSSRVPAYIYLTSDGEYPVQGRGRINTTAEIVKYWQNQKTFPVSGITQETCRDLAHTSFGISSISHIAETLRIQGMDVWKSTDVGARVKAALELHTALDSKQKPVPKWLCNGTISDTMNPS is encoded by the coding sequence ATGAGGCTTCAATTCCTGATCCTTGGTTTAGAGGCTTCCTTTGCCCTGAAACCTGTGCATGCGGCAAGTGATAGCAACGCGTCTCCCGATCGTCCCATTCCAACCAACGCGCCCAAGACATGGGTTCATCCAGGAGTTTTCGTTTCAGGGCCGCAGCTCGACTACATTGCCAAGAGGATCAAGGCTAGGGAGAATCCTTGGACAGAGGCATTGGATTCCATGCTTAACATGTCGTACATCTCGCCCACACGAACGGCCGAGCCATATGAGACGGTCGAGTGCGGACCGACATCGACGCCCAACATTGGGTGTTATCCGGAACGCGAGGATTCCATGGCGGCATACATGAACGCATTGGCATGGTGGATTACGAAGGAAAAGCACTATGCTCAGAAATCCGTCTATGATATGGATGCCTGGTCTAGCACGATTCAAGGTCATAACAACAGCAACGCACTACTGCAAGCGGCCTGGTCTGCCGCTAATTGGGTTCGCGCAGGTGAAATCATGCGCTCGAGCTATAAACACTGGTCCAAGAAGAGTGTCAAGAGGTTCTCTGACATGCTACGACACGCCTACATCCCCCTCATCGAGGATGGCGCCCCGCAGAAGAATGGAAACTGGGAACTAGGTGGGTTCACTTCTTCAGTATTACTGTCACTGGCGGATCTGCTGATGCTCGTAGTGATGATTGAGGCTTGCATAGGGGCTGCCGTCTTCCTTGAAGATGCAGCTCTATACGAAAAGTCCTTGGGGTTATTCTCCAGCCGGGTTCCCGCGTACATCTACCTGACCTCTGATGGGGAGTATCCGGTGCAAGGCCGTGGTCGGATCAATACTACCGCGGAGATTGTCAAATACTGGCAGAATCAAAAAACCTTCCCAGTTAGTGGCATCACGCAGGAGACCTGCCGAGATTTAGCCCACACCAGCTTTGgcatctcatcaatctctcaCATCGCCGAGACACTACGTATCCAAGGTATGGACGTGTGGAAATCCACGGACGTTGGTGCGCGTGTTAAGGCGGCCCTCGAGTTACATACCGCATTGGATTCGAAACAAAAGCCTGTTCCTAAGTGGCTGTGCAATGGCACTATTTCCGACACTATGAATCCAAGTTAG
- a CDS encoding hypothetical protein (antiSMASH:Cluster_4.5~SMCOG1006:acyl-CoA dehydrogenase): MPPAVHQVPFADPPWLRGAPSPYFNASHRRFQAACRAFVDENLNKNALDWETAEEVPSDLFEVFAKGNFILPSLPAPLPVEWLRKLGITHMPGQVPVEEWDTLHTMIYADEMSRSGLAGPPGSITTGVAFGIPPLLHYAEPQLQERFLPDLLVGRKRICIAITEPDAGSDVANITTTATLSGNEYIINGTKKWITNGMMADYASMAVRTGEENSGGKGISLILVPLKDHPGVTRRRLKVAGQIVAGTSFIELDDVRVPRENLIGRENEGMKYIMHNFNHERMFISVGVTRQARVALSSAFAYCLQRKAFNKNNPWYVTDWLNVVQSWNRNGPG; the protein is encoded by the exons ATGCCCCCTGCCGTTCACCAAGTCCCCTTCGCCGACCCGCCCTGGCTCAGAGGCGCCCCTTCGCCGTACTTCAACGCGTCACATCGCAGATTCCAGGCTGCTTGTCGCGCATTCGTTGACGAGAACCTTAACAAGAATGCCCTGGACTGGGAAACAGCAGAGGAGGTACCATCTGATTTATTCGAGGTCTTTGCAAAGGGTAACTTTATCCTGCCGTCTTTGCCAGCGCCTTTACCAGTAGAATGGCTTCGAAAGCTAGGCATAACTCACATGCCCGGCCAGGTCCCTGTTGAGGAATGGGACACTTTGCATACGATGATATATGCAGATGAG ATGAGCCGCTCCGGCCTTGCTGGACCACCAGGCTCCATCACCACTGGCGTTGCCTTTGGTATTCCTCCTCTGTTGCATTATGCAGAGCCTCAGCTACAGGAGAGATTTCTTCCTGACCTCCTAGTGGGGCGAAAGAGAATCTGCATTGCTATTACGGAACCAGA TGCTGGCTCTGATGTCgccaacatcaccaccacggCTACGCTGAGTGGCAACGAATATATCATTAACGGGACCAAAAAGTGGATTACCAATGGAATGATGGCAGACTATGCTAGCATGGCAGTCCGAACTGGTGAGGAAAACTCTGGAGGAAAAGGCATTTCTTTAATCTTAGTCCCACTCAAGGACCACCCTGGCGTGACAAGGAGACGACTCAAAGTTGCAGGGCAGATCGTGGCTGGAACTTCCTTTATCGAACTTGATGATGTGAGAGTCCCACGGGAAAACCTAATCGGGCGTGAGAACGAGGGCATGAAGTACATCATGCATAACTTTAACCACGAGCGCATGTTCATCTCTGTTGGTGTCACCCGCCAGGCTCGAGTTGCCCTGAGCAGTGCCTTCGCATATTGTCTTCAGCGCAAGGCATTCAACAAG AACAACCCGTGGTACGTCACCGACTGGCTAAATGTGGTGCAATCCTGGAATCGCAATGGTCCTGGGTAG
- a CDS encoding hypothetical protein (antiSMASH:Cluster_4.5) produces MPKETADQELGGLTALCKANAGIVLDECARCAVLLFGGNGYTRTGKGEIAEKIYREVPGARIPGGSEDVLLDLAVRQLTKQFRAQLAKETNQAKI; encoded by the exons ATGCCTAAGGAAACAGCAGACCAAGAACTCGGTGGCCTTACCGCTCTGTGCAAAGCCAACGCTGGCATTGTTCTTGACGAGTGTGCAAGATGCGCTGTTCTATTGTTCGGCGGCAACGGTTATACGCGTACGGGCAAGGGTGAGATTGCCGAGA AGATTTATCGAGAAGTTCCTGGAGCCAGGATTCCTGGAGGAAGCGAGGATGTGCTGTTGGACTTGGCGGTTAGGCAATTGACCAAGCAGTTCCGTGCACAACTGGCCAAAGAGACAAATCAAGCTAAGATTTAA
- a CDS encoding hypothetical protein (antiSMASH:Cluster_4.5~EggNog:ENOG41) yields the protein MAWRTEPEFEQLFSDQVDEESRTPTQRLFLKLYDLYKELHNDQQQLREGQNHITRLCVALSSLSNLVYLEVNDVRNNGGLEHLDAADFAHTGYDDTILQHFSPILRKSRWCGSFKTIHTATPPVEMIGTLCSELADKGLRPRIIRLRLVPPPSMQAWKPSLLQQSGLKSLVSQTTKLKLYVDFEARSFELKENPRHEMLALCSITQSFLSAPHLEDTHVEFIGYPRLNRRPTISLEDVLPANVLWPRLRKADEVLGHPTLGGPAKHGLASLLVAGRQLG from the exons ATGGCTTGGAGAACAGAACCTGAATTTGAACAACTTTTCAGTGACCAAGTTGACGAAGAATCACGTACACCCACTCAAAGGCTATTTCTCAAGCTCTACGATCTATACAAAGAACTGCACAATGACCAGCAACAACTTCGAGAAGGCCAGAACCACATCACTCGGTTATGCGTCGCCTTAAGTTCCTTATCCAACCTGGTATACTTGGAGGTTAATGATGTCAGAAATAATGGAGGCCTGGAGCACTTGGATGCTGCTGACTTTGCCCATACTGGATATGATGATACAATACTGCAACACTTCAGCCCTATCTTGCGCAAGTCGAGGTGGTGTGGCTCTTTCAAGACAATTCATACTGCAACCCCACCCGTCGAGATGATCGGGACATTGTGCTCTGAACTTGCTGACAAAGGTCTGAGACCTAGGATAATTCGTCTCCGCTTAGTCCCTCCGCCTAGTATGCAAGCCTGGAAACCATCTCTATTGCAGCAGAGTGGATTAAAGAGTCTGGTCTCTCAAACCACGAAACTAAAATTATATGTGGACTTCGAGGCACGGAGCTTTGAGCTTAAGGAAAACCCTAGGCACGAGATGCTTGCACTTTGCTCTATCACTCAGTCCTTTTTGAGCGCACCTCATCTTGAGGATACGCATGTTGAGTTTATTGGCTACCCTCGGCTTAATAGGAGGCCAACTATCTCTTTGGAAGATGTCCTGCCTGCCAACGTTTTATGGCCACGACTTCG TAAAGCAGATGAGGTCCTTGGCCACCCGACACTCGGAGGTCCTGCGAAACATGGACTTGCAAGCTTGCTGGTTGCTGGAAGGCAGCTGGGATGA
- a CDS encoding hypothetical protein (antiSMASH:Cluster_4.5) — translation MVSQHVYDLCQVKETVSSVLANDPSQTPGNAIKKLYGHHEHGLHHKISAKEDIEKSEDAIEAALHCGRWGPTTPSPLFLQAFADSLQCLNEDPMAGVVSPPLMGSHGTMPLTVIAPLADVMRHCSNLIVRAEKEVFFITCSWAPSVAQALIKDSLIELSKRAGKTRRRVVAKIMYDKPGPCNAINPHQFVKPKSYTSKAIDLPSPEEIPNVDLEVVSLHRIFLGTLHAKFCVVDRKIAAIMSNNTEDNDNLEMMVHVEGPVVDSIYDTALITWQNALHPKLPSLQTPATDGGLHTSTDSSTTRENEASHLKDFTTIQADNEQPLSEHFPDRPHYDDDIEGEVRRMQSCYALKEGESRLQAANRQLNLAVENPIKPTGPEIDAGDEMTPYISTIGDGKPVPMALVSRPPYGAIDSKSVHVPQNEAWLSLIRNAKHNIFIQTPDLNAAPLIPALKEALRRGVEVTYYVCFGYNDPGEMIPGQGGTNDQIAQNLVSSLTKDSPERKLLHIYNYVGKDQDHPIHHSFKARSCHIKLLIVDGSSGDQSHGRQRGDMS, via the exons ATGGTTTCGCAACACGTCTACGACTTATGCCAAGTAAAAGAAACAGTAAGCTCTGTCTTGGCAAATGATCCAAGCCAAACACCTGGAaatgccatcaagaagctaTACGGCCATCACGAGCACGGACTACATCACAAGATTTCAGCCAAAGAAGACATAGAGAAGAGCGAAGATGCCATCGAAGCAGCCCTCCACTGCGGTCGTTGGGGCCCGACGACCCCAAGTCCGTTGTTTCTCCAAGCATTCGCCGACTCGCTCCAATGCCTCAACGAAGACCCGATGGCAGGTGTCGTGTCGCCGCCGTTGATGGGCTCTCATGGAACGATGCCACTCACAGTCATTGCACCCCTTGCAGATGTCATGCGACACTGCTCGAATCTCATCGTGCGGGCGGAGAAGGAGGTTTTTTTCATCACATGTTCCTGGGCACCATCAGTAGCCCAAGCTCTAATCAAGGATTCTCTAATCGAACTCTCGAAACGAGCCGGAAAGACAAGGAGACGAGTGGTTGCTAAGATCATGTATGACAAGCCAGGACCATGCAATGCTATAAATCCACATCAGTTTGTCAAACCAAAGTCGTACACCTCAAAGGCGATCGACTTACCTTCACCCGAAGAAATACCAAATGTCGACCTGGAGGTGGTCAGCCTGCATCGAATATTCTTGGGCACCCTGCACGCCAAGTTCTGCGTTGTGGATCGCAAGATCGCTGCCATTATGAGTAACAACACCGAAGACAACGATAACCTGGAGATGATGGTCCATGTCGAAGGGCCAGTAGTTGATAGCATATACGACACGGCCCTGATAACCTGGCAAAATGCCCTTCACCCAAAACTTCCATCTCTCCAGACACCTGCAACAGACGGTGGTTTGCATACCTCTACTGACAGTTCCACAACGAGGGAGAACGAAGCCTCGCATCTAAAAGACTTTACCACTATACAAGCTGATAATGAGCAACCCCTATCGGAGCATTTCCCAGATCGCCCTCACTACGATGACGACATAGAGGGAGAGGTCAGGCGTATGCAGTCATGTTATGCCCTGAAAGAGGGTGAATCGCGTCTTCAAGCAGCGAATCGCCAGCTCAACCTTGCAGTTGAGAATCCAATCAAGCCTACGGGACCTGAGATCGACGCAGGAGATGAAATGACCCCATACATCTCGACGATTGGCGATGGGAAGCCTGTTCCGATGGCCCTTGTATCTCGACCGCCATACGGAGCTATCGACTCGAAGAGTGTTCATGTGCCCCAGAACGAAGCTTGGCTATCGTTGATCAGGAATGCCAAACACAACATCTTCATTCAGACGCCAGATCTCAATGCTGCTCCATTGATTCCAGCCCTCAAGGAAGCGCTGAGGAGAGGAGTAGAAGTCACATACTATGTGTGTTTTGGCTACAACGATCCGGGAGAAATGATCCCCGGGCAAGGCGGAACAAATGACCAAATCGCCCAAAACCTCGTCTCATCCCTCACCAAAGATAGTCCTGAGCGCAAGTTGTTGCACATATACAACTACGTCGGAAAGGACCAAGATCATCCTATCCATCACTCCTTCAAAGCTAGGTCCTGTCATATCAAGCTTCTGATCGTTGATGGCAGT TCAGGAGATCAATCTCATGGTCGACAGCGTGGAGATATGTCATAA